The genomic region AGGGGGATTACGAGAAGTTGAAGGATAGCATCGGGCAACTGGTGCTGAATGACAGGAGTATCACTCTGCAAAAGGACCATTCCGACGCGCTGGGGgcggggtggaggttggggtttttggggagcTTGCACTGTAGCGTTTTTCAGGAccggttgaggggggagtaCGGGAGTGATATCATTATTACGGAGCCGGCGGTGCCGGTCAGGATTGTCTGGAgtgatgggaaggaggagatcatcaccaacccggCTGAGTTTCCGGATGGGGAGGATCACAGACTGAAAAGGGCGACGCTGTATGAGCCGGTTGTGGCGGCAACGATCACGCTGCCGGAGGAGTACTTGGGGCGGGTGATGGAGCTTTGTGAGAGCGTGAGGGGGGTGCAGAAGAGCGTCGAGTTTTTCAATGCTACGCAGGTCATTCTCAAGTATGAGTTGCCGACGGCGAGTTTGGTGGATGACCTGTTTGGCAAGTTGAAGGGGGCCACGAAGGGGTACGCGACGCTGGATTATGAGGATgcggggtggagggagagcaACCTGGTGAAGCTGAACTTGCTTGTGAACAAGGAGCCTGTGGATGCAATCGCGAGGGTGGTGCACAACAGccaggtggagaggttggggaggcagTGGGTGACCAAGTTTAAGGAGCATGTTGACAGGCAGATGTTTGGTAGGTCttgttttgtctttttggtTCCAGATGGAGTGCTAACAACAAAACTTGCAGAGGTCATCATCCAAGCCGCGGCAGGCAGGAGAGTCGTCGCCAGAGAGACGCTCAAACCCTTCAGAAAAGACGTCTTGGCTAAGCTGCACGCCAGCGACATTGGCCGAAGGAGAAAGCTGCTCGACAAGCAAAAGGCCGGTCGCAAGAGGTTACGAGCTGTGGGCAACGTCGTGATTGACCAGTCGGCGTTCCAGAAGTTCTTGACAAAGTGAGCTTTTGTGCACCCTGCATCATGAGAAATGTAACATATTGTGCATATTACCACATCGAACGAAAGGCACATGATTATGTTTATGTTATGCTTTTCGATTCATCCTCGGTGTCATCATAGTCGGGCAAGTCGTCTATGGCAATATCCTCTTCATGCTCCTTCTTTTCGGAAGGACCATTGTTTCCTTCTGTCCCTTACTCTGCTCACCCTCTTTTTCAGTCTCCCCATCGTTGttaaccaccaccccctttacCTCTCCCTCAGTCGCCCCAGGCGGGGAAATGTTTCTCACCCTCGCCTGGAGAACGCTCCCCAGCCGGGTTTATCCCGAACGtcacccccactccccctcccacggCGCCGCCTCGGTGGAGGGATCTGGGGTAGGGGGGGTCGAgctgggtgatgaggaggagggggatggtgaggttcAGGGCGTGGGTTGATTGGAggtgggttagggttaggaGGGGGGCGCGGAGCATGGTTTGATATTGGGTTGATGGGTGAGATGGTATGGTGGGTGACAGGGGTGGCAGAAGAAAAGGGTAGGTAAGGGgctgggtggaggtgagTACCTTAATCAGGCGAGGTTTCTGTATGACATGGCCGATATGAACGTGATCCATACCTACCTGGCAGTCACGACGGACGTTCCTGATCAATGTCAAGAGATGGCTAGTGTCCGTGCTGCTGCCTTGGGTTATATCCTTGCCAAGGGGCTAACCACGACcagaaggatgaggaaggcATCGCGAGATTGTTGTCTTCCCGACAACCCCCTCCTACCTACCTGATAAAACACATAAACGCGCTTGAAACGCTCGCTCTCCTTGATGTCTTATCACGATCAAAACATTTCTTACACCTTCACATTGCCCAAGATGGCCAGCCAACCGGAAGAAACCGCGgctcccctttcctccccccgcccccgcaaaataaccccctcccccgctccaACCCGGACGACTGGCCCCTCTGGAACATCGACCTCCGGATGCTCGCCCTCGACGTCAACCTAACAGACTACCTCTCCGGCAACGACCCCGacaaaggaggagatggtcAACCGGTGGGAAGAACTCAAGTCACCGTTCGAGCATGGCGTGACTGGGcccgagggggtggtgccaGAGGATCTCCAGGAGAGGGTACAGCATTACCAGGCTCGGTACGTCTACCATGAGTTCAGGTGGCGTTTGGAAAAAGTACTGCAACAAGAttggggtgatggggttgcAGGAGTGGGTTTTGGGGAATGTGGATGGTGATATTgaggagggagctggagggggtggtatAGGTTTTTGAAGGGCGTGTTTGAAcctggagatgatgagaagtTTGTTAATGGGGACGGGGTGTCACGGTTGGAAACTTAAATGTAAATCGAATGGCGTGTTTTATTGGATGCTTCTAATATCAATGAATACCTAGCAAGCATGTGAGAGTGTGGGAcacgctggtggtggatgccGGTGGACCCAGCTGGAACCCGAGGACCCTTGGTGCGTCATAGACGTGGGGTTTTAGCGTAGGAGGCCCCCTGTTTTCTCGGCAGCGGGTTTGACGTCGGAATGGCCATGATCGTCATCACTCCCATATGTACCAACACAACACTGCTTCTACCGGCCATGTCAGATCTTCACTTCTCTGAGGTTATATCTGCACATAAGCCCAAAAATGGCCGAATCCGGAAGAAGTTTCCCTGAGATGAAGAGGGCCGGGAGGCCAACCATCTCGCTCTCTTTCAGGCACACCACCCATGATAGGCCCAGGTGATGTGTGCTGGCGTAATCGCGCATCTGGGCCGGCCTATGAATGCCGGATCGTCCGAGTCACTGGGGCAAAAAGTGAAGTGCCAGTCTGCTGGTCGGCCCAACCCCGTGGTGCCGCTCAACGCCGATAAAATCGTGGCGGAGGCCTTTCCACCCCCATCATTTTTGCACTTGTCTGATCAAAGACACGAAAACACAGCGAATGGGAGTTAGCAAACACTGCCTGTCCTGCCACTCTTGTCAGCTGTCTTGTGCTCCTTTCACTGACTGTTTCCATTGCCCAGATGTGACCAGTTGTTTGACGTAACTCTGCAGGACCACAAAGCTGCCTCTTTTTTTGCCCGAGGTAGCTTTTGACTGAGGCCATTCACAGGGTGACAGGCGCATACCTACTACTTATTGCCACCTGcgaacccaccccccctaCCTCTCTTGGTTTACTTTTCTCCCTTTTCTCCACAAGCGCCAACGCATCATACCTTACACATATTCAAGAACCTTTTACTTGGTATATATAAACAACCAACACAGTCACCTTCCCGTCAAACCATGCCCCGACGTCGTGACTTTCCCCAACGAGAAGAGAATCCCAACCGCCGTATCGACGCCTGGGACGACGgttttgctcctcctcatcaaatGCCCCGCCAAcgctcgccctccccccgtCGCTCGCGACCCTCAAACCGCTACCCTCCCCGAACAAGACAAttcaccccctcaccacccccctacAATGACGActaccaccactccccccgccctcacaccggcggtggtggcgcaAACCAAGATTACTTCCAcgaccaccccctcaacaacagcaaccctaaccctgaccaccaccgcggccGAACATCACAcggtcaacaacaacggccgCCGTTGACGAGGTCAAAGTCGACTTCGGCAAAAGAGTTCTTGGTGACAGGGTTGGAAAAGGTGCAGCATATGAGCCCGAGGTGGCAAAAGGCTGCGCAGGCCGCGGTGCaggcgggggggttggcggcgtTTCAGGCGAGGAAGCAGCCGGGGGATTGGGTTGGGGCTAAGGGGGTCAAGGTTGCCACCGCGGCTTTTACGGCTGGGTTGGCGAGCAGTAAGATGCATAAGGAGAGGGGACGGGATAGGGAGTATGAGAGGGATAGGAGTTATGAGAGGGATAGGAGCCGGGATAGGAGCCGGGGGAGGGATCGGGACAGGGAGAGGAACAGGCCGACGGGGGGccagaggagggggagtaaCCTGGATGCTATTGGGAATatggttggggggtttgtggcTGAGCAGTTTGCGAAGAGGGCGCAGAAGGATAGAAGGTAGAGAAGACGGTGGGTGAATGACGTGGGATGGGCGTTTTGGGACACAAAGGCATGTGATGATGGAATTGATAATGGGACGCATGGTAATGGACACGACAGATTGGCTTGACGGGCATGGCAACCGGTGTAAACAAATGCATGGGACGCGTATCGGGCATTTTCAATAGCCATGACATTTCTTCGAACATTTATTCAGCTCAAATTCACCTTAACCGCATCATCCTGAGGTTCAAAGTGACAACCCCATCAATCcctcacaaccacccccccaggcatctcccccaaccacccatccaccccctccaccaccctcctctccccaaaacACCCATTCGCCCTTTCGATCGTCTGCACTGGCAACCCGCAAATCTGATCCCCGGAGCAATCCACCCTGTCAAACGTCGTCTGCAGActatcccccctccacccaaaTACGTAATCCCCATGATGTCCatacccaaccccatccccaaaactCCACAAAAATGGCTGTTTCCCTTGTTCTTCCGGCCAGAGATCGGGATCGTTGAAAAGGGTGGTGTCCCATCGTGTCTCGAGCATGATTTGCGGTATCATCACCGGATGGGAAGCCGGACATTTCCCCCCTTGGGTGTACCCTACCGTGCCGCCCTCTGCAAAGGAGACATGGGATTGGTGGTCGGTGCTGTCGAGGTTTTTGCCGTCCCAgcaggaggggaaggggagggtggttagGATTCCGGAGGGGCAggggtggggtgggaaggaagaggtgaggttggtgaagcgGGTTCCTTCGGTTTCGAGGCAGGTGTAGGTTATGCCGTCGTAGAGAGCCGTGGGTTTGTGTTCTGGTCGAGGATGTCCGGATTCGTTGACGGGGTGGACGCGGTCGGGGTGGCCTACTCGCATGCGGAAGCCCGGGGCAAAGGCTTTGATAGTGCCGGGTTTGGGGTTGACGAATTGGGGAAAGTAGTAGATTGTCATGCCGCCTTCACGGGCGGACTCGTGGAAGAGGGAGCCAAGTTGGGGGACGCGGTGGTAGGTGTTGTTGCGGGCGCGGAAGTACATGATGGCGGTCCAGTAGTTGGAGAAGTCGTCTGTGAAGGTGCAGGTGGTgcaggtggagagggtggctgGGTCGTGGGTGAGGGGGtccatggtggtgttgaaggagttGCCTCCGACGATTTGATGGATGTGGGGGGTGCCGAGGACGCCGGGGTTGACGAGACTTTTGGAGGTCAGAGCAGTATCGTTTTGGAGGCTAGGGGAAATGTGTCTTACGGATCGATGCGGTCTCTGACCAGCTGGGAACACGACATCTTGAGGGATGCTGGGCGGTATTCCCTCCGAGCCGTGGCCAGCCCGACCATGGCAAGAAAATCGACGTATTTCATCCTCATCTGTCCGCTAGGGAAGTCGGTGCGATCTTTCGGGTTAGGTATCTTGGAGCTTTCAGGCCCAGTGGTGAGGTATGCTCAAGTGCGCAAAATAGTTATATTTTTGTTGTAAAGATCAGGTGGACTCCGCGGAAGGTGGCAACCGTGATCATCCCGTCTGCAAGTCCTATAACTATCAACAAATCCGGCAGGGTATTGATCAATCTCAGCATgatgttggtgctggtggtagAAGGATTTAGCCAGTACTGCTTGTCCCTGCACTACAACCACACCATAGAACAGGTCTCAATATGCCGTTGTTTCGCAATCATGACGATTGGCATACAGTCATAAGCTGCCGGAGGACCAGATACATCGTGTTGTTGCCGCACCCTCAATTGTCACACAGATGAATTCTTTACTAGGTGCCGATCGAATGCTCATTCTCAGCTATCCCATAGCCCCACGTTTTCTACAGTgctctcctcttccagcaGCTTCAACCGAAGATTCAGCATGGTAACCGGATTGACGCAGACAGtatcgtcctcctcctcctccaactcgaGATTCACTTCGACTCGCACCTTCTTCCCAGTAGAGGGAACCCGATAATGCCATCCGGGTGAAGAGGTGGCCGGTCCGTTGATTTGGAAGATTCCCCGCTTATCAAAGACCGTCCCTCCGCCGTTGGAACTCGGAATTTGACTCTGGTCCACCGCGCATGTTTCCACCACAGTTGCCGTACCACTCAGCCGCCCATCCAATACACTCATCATGACTGCTTCGGCCTTACGGCAACTTTCAAACTCAAGCCTATCCAGCTGATACTCCAGCAACACTCTGAAGCCAGGATCCAGGTCTTCCAAACTTGCCAGAATGATGGAGGGCCTTTTGATATTCCAGCGAATACATCCCACAAACAAATTGATAGGAAtgcaggtggtgggagtATCGGCCAACTGCCCTTGGACAAAGAAGCCACACCAAGACTTGCTTGTCTTGTTGGTGCCGAAAAAGACGTTGTCGTGGATGTCCCAATGTGTTCGAGGTATGGCTCGACACTCGTTGACGATCAAGGATGGATCCAGCCGCAGTCTCACCGCGCCATGTCTATTTCCAACGACAGGATCGCAGCCCTTACTGAATGGAAACACTGTCTCGTATTTGGTCACCAATGTTGCAGTCTCCACAAGGGTCCTGTGTATGTCTTTCCACGGCTCGCTGGTGAGTGCCCGTCCAAAGTAAGCCAGCTTCCAGGGTTTGTATCTCACATACCGGCCACCGGATATCTTACGAATCATCACACCAACAGATTCGCCCTTTAAAGAGCTAAAAGCTTCCAGGATACACTTGTTCCCATCGTCTTGGCCGACCTTGCTGACGAGATATACCAGACTGACAACCATCTTGATGCCCCTCGGCCCGATGCTTAAATCGCGGTAGATAGAGTCAGTCACACTGACCTCGAGATTCCTCGCGCATTCAAACGACCGCGGAGACTTTGCAAGAATAGCCGACCAAGGATGCGGCTTGCTTGCTGCCTTGATACGACACTCGTTGCCGCCCCTGTCGTTTCCGGTACAGTCCTTCCGCTCATCTTCGCCCTCGGTCCATATGAAAATACTCCGATCCGCCGTCGACTCCAAAATAACCTTTTGCAGCCGCTGAAACGCACCCATTCCCTCCCCATACAACAACGACATCCTCACGTCAAAGATCCCAAGCAGACAGTACGCcgtgtcctcctcctttgtcGTTACCCTCTTCGAAGCCCAGCTCATGCGTCTAGCAACAGCATAATCACCACACGttgtctcccccttcaacagctcctccGGTATGCCCGTGATTTCCGACAGCAACCCACTCAAGCTGGCCTTTGTGCCGCGCTCATTCCATTCCCTGTCAAAGAAGATGACGTGTTTGGGCGCGATCAGCTCCTGGAGGGTCCAGCCCCTGGTAAACCACCTGCATTTGGGGAGGGCTTTTCCCAAGTCACCCCCAGCAGGCTCCAAGTCGCAGAGGTAGACGAAGCAGACCTTTGCTTTGGCATAGTAATCATACATGGAATTGATCGACTTGGTGAGCTCGGCGGAGGAGCTCTTGTCGATACAGCAGGTGTCCACCCACGCGTAACGGACATTATGATCGAAACGGGCCTTGATGCACGTCTGCAGAATCTTGGAATAGCCcggctgcttcttcttgacgagCTGACAGGTGTCTTGTTTGTCCTGGGTTGAAACGAAATAGAGGTGAAAGGCCAGATAGCAGGAGACCAGCATCAGGGATAGCACCAGCAGACATGTCGTCAGAAAAGCTAGGTAGAGTGGGACTTCACCGACCGTGTAGGAGAGGAGTGACCATAAGCTGGCGGCGAATAGTATCGGTATGGTGATTATGAGCTGTCTCAGCCGCCGTGAGGAAGCAGCATGGCGGTGAAACAGCGGCAACTGTTGTAGAGAAACTTCGGTAGAGTCATCCCAGGTGTGAGAGAGGATGGCGTAATCAGGAATGTCGGGACTGCAGTCATTGAAGTTGACGACTTTTAGCTGAGGAGGTTGCGTGTTCCTGGCTTCGGGACCAACAGTGAGAAGGCGCATTGTGGTACTCACGTGAAACGTGGGCGGAGCAAAGGAGTATAATCTAGACTTTCagggtgtggtgttgttgacaagTTTGTGAAACCTGGGGGACATGAAGCGCGCAAAAAAGGCGCCAGTTATCAACCCCTCATCAGGCTGACTCCCAACTCTCGTTTACCTACAAATAAACTCTCCTCACTAGCTGCCCAGGAACTTAACAGCAGGTGAATATTGGTCGGGCAAAAACAGCCATGCGTTATCGATCAAAGCCTGACGACAAAACTGGCTAGTAGCAATCTAAATGCAGATAAACGAACAGAGTAACTGCAGATGGGCTCACGCAAGGCACCGGCAGCCAAGCACGCAGCCACACCACCTCGGTTGGTGTGGCTTTCCGAGAGGCAGATATCTCAGCTGAAAGATGTGAATTGATTcgaaagggttagggtcaaCAATATGCCCCTTTACAACCCCTATTTCACCTAGGGGACGCCGCCCCACCCCTGGGTGGCCAACACGCCAACCTCGCAAACCACCTCGCGATCCTATCTCTACGTCTACGTCTAGCTGCACAAATCAAATCTCAATACATAAACAcatcaaaaaaaaacgagAAAAATAAACCCAGaaacccctccacaaccaaaaccacccaccaaaaCTCAGGGAATAATCCAGGGCGTCCGCTTACATACCATGATTTTCATCATCCGTCCCCCCCATCTgaacatcacccccctccgccgcccccctcacaccagcaccccccccCTGCGCCCTCGCCAACGCCGACGCCGCTCCCCCCGCCGGGCCAGCCTGCGTCTGGTTTTGCTGCTGAACCTGCTGCTGAACCTGCTGCTCCATCTGTTGCAAAGCAAAAACCCGCCTAGTAAGCGTATCCCTCGCCTCCTGAAGCTGGGAGTTCCCCCCCTGTCCCTGGTTCTGTATAGGATtagccctcctcccctcctcaccattatcctccgccttcctcttctctcccGCCGCCacaggcggcggaggagcaTTAGGATCAGGGAGGTCACGTCCAGGAGGATGACCGCGGAAGTTCTGCGCAATATCAGCCGCGTTGGCGTCGGCAGCTTGCTGCACCGGATCGGGTGGCTGCGCAGCGATGATGTTGTCTATATCCGCCATTTCCtgttggttgagggggttttCCTGCACGGCTCGGATCTGCTGCTTTGGCGGGAGGACTATATTGTTTTTTTGCGCATTGCTTCCAGCTTGTCTAGTTCCGCTTGGCTTTGCCAGGGCGTGAACGGGTCGTCCTGAGATCTGAGATTGGGCGGGCCGACAAAGTTGTCGTGGTTGTTGCCTACGGGCACCATCCCAGGACAGGGATCGAGACCGACTACCTGCCCGATCATGAGGCCGTGGTGCCAGTGTGGTCCGTACACCTGCAGCTGTAGCTTACGGATCCGTTTCCTGATCGGGGTCTGAGGGAAGGGGATAGAGATAGGTTGCGCTCGGGCTTGAAGCGTCATGTTGGTGATCTCGGCGGGGCTGAGAAACTGCCCGTTTTGGGATAGCCGTTGGATTTGACCTTGGACCCAGCGGTTGATCTTTTCGGGTTGCTCGCGGACAAACGTGTTGAATTCCATCTTGCGGAAGTTTTCGATTGCTATTTGGATGTTGCGGACGTAGGGGCCGCGGTCGGCGGGTTTTAAAGAGATGAACGGGTGGGCTTGGTGGATGGCGTTTGCCTGCGCCGTCCAGTCGGCCCAGGCCCTTCCCTGCTTGTCTGCCGGTCTGAGGAGCTGGTGCATCTGGAACTGGGCTTCCCAGGCCCTGAGCTTGACCGCGGCCTTGTAACACTTCTCGATGTGCTCTTCCATGTCACGGCGCTTGCACCACACGTTGAAGTAGTTGGTGTACTCTTCTTGACCCATGGCTCTGACGTGGGCTTGTAAATTCGCTTGTCGGGTGTTCAACCATTGCATGAAGAGCCTTTGACGCTGGTGCTgtctcctcatcgccctcctcctctccaacactGCGGGAAGTTCAGGCGGTGAAGGCATATCGGCGGGGTCTGGGTTCAGTACGGGCGGCTCCAGAATTGCCTCCTTGATCCAGGACTCCAGTTGAACATCTGTCCACGGGACCTGAGCCTTCCAGTCATCTTTCTCCCAGCCTCTAGGCCAGTCGCGGTTGTCGTGGTCGCCGATTTCATCTCCATCAGTCCTGTATCTCTCGCACTCGGTGTCCGCGTCCTCTAACAACTCCCTCCAGTTTGGGCGGTGATCCGGGTTTTCCATCAGACAACGTACCAGTACTGATTTCAAGTGGCCATCAATGTGTTGTTCTAGGCCATATATGTAAGCCCCGTACGACCAATGCTCTTCCAGCGGCTCGTCGTTGCCATCTTCGTCAACACCGGTCATGCTCGGCGTCCAAGGCACTTTTGTTGGATGGGGCGGCATCTGGGGATAGTCTCCCGACA from Podospora bellae-mahoneyi strain CBS 112042 chromosome 4, whole genome shotgun sequence harbors:
- a CDS encoding hypothetical protein (COG:S; EggNog:ENOG503P0EN) encodes the protein MRMKYVDFLAMVGLATARREYRPASLKMSCSQLVRDRIDPLVNPGVLGTPHIHQIVGGNSFNTTMDPLTHDPATLSTCTTCTFTDDFSNYWTAIMYFRARNNTYHRVPQLGSLFHESAREGGMTIYYFPQFVNPKPGTIKAFAPGFRMRVGHPDRVHPVNESGHPRPEHKPTALYDGITYTCLETEGTRFTNLTSSFPPHPCPSGILTTLPFPSCWDGKNLDSTDHQSHVSFAEGGTVGYTQGGKCPASHPVMIPQIMLETRWDTTLFNDPDLWPEEQGKQPFLWSFGDGVGYGHHGDYVFGWRGDSLQTTFDRVDCSGDQICGLPVQTIERANGCFGERRVVEGVDGWLGEMPGGVVVRD
- a CDS encoding hypothetical protein (EggNog:ENOG503P04U; COG:S) — encoded protein: MRLLTVGPEARNTQPPQLKVVNFNDCSPDIPDYAILSHTWDDSTEVSLQQLPLFHRHAASSRRLRQLIITIPILFAASLWSLLSYTVGEVPLYLAFLTTCLLVLSLMLVSCYLAFHLYFVSTQDKQDTCQLVKKKQPGYSKILQTCIKARFDHNVRYAWVDTCCIDKSSSAELTKSINSMYDYYAKAKVCFVYLCDLEPAGGDLGKALPKCRWFTRGWTLQELIAPKHVIFFDREWNERGTKASLSGLLSEITGIPEELLKGETTCGDYAVARRMSWASKRVTTKEEDTAYCLLGIFDVRMSLLYGEGMGAFQRLQKVILESTADRSIFIWTEGEDERKDCTGNDRGGNECRIKAASKPHPWSAILAKSPRSFECARNLEVSVTDSIYRDLSIGPRGIKMVVSLVYLVSKVGQDDGNKCILEAFSSLKGESVGVMIRKISGGRTLVETATLVTKYETVFPFSKGCDPVVGNRHGAVRLRLDPSLIVNECRAIPRTHWDIHDNVFFGTNKTSKSWCGFFVQGQLADTPTTCIPINLFVGCIRWNIKRPSIILASLEDLDPGFRVLLEYQLDRLEFESCRKAEAVMMSVLDGRLSGTATVVETCAVDQSQIPSSNGGGTVFDKRGIFQINGPATSSPGWHYRVPSTGKKVRVEVNLELEEEEDDTVCVNPVTMLNLRLKLLEEESTVENVGLWDS
- a CDS encoding hypothetical protein (EggNog:ENOG503PTEN), whose product is MPRRRDFPQREENPNRRIDAWDDGFAPPHQMPRQRSPSPRRSRPSNRYPPRTRQFTPSPPPYNDDYHHSPRPHTGGGGANQDYFHDHPLNNSNPNPDHHRGRTSHGQQQRPPLTRSKSTSAKEFLVTGLEKVQHMSPRWQKAAQAAVQAGGLAAFQARKQPGDWVGAKGVKVATAAFTAGLASSKMHKERGRDREYERDRSYERDRSRDRSRGRDRDRERNRPTGGQRRGSNLDAIGNMVGGFVAEQFAKRAQKDRR